In Thalassoglobus sp. JC818, one DNA window encodes the following:
- a CDS encoding glycosyltransferase family 2 protein, whose protein sequence is MIDTVLLVCTWVAAGISTFLGVAYLITVRRSNLSIHARPIQLAEEQLGPVSVIVPARDEELDLAKGLDSILAQKNVALEVIVINDHSSDRTGEIADEYAAKDDRVTVIHDPPLAKGWLGKANAMEQGRLVASHDWIVLTDADVVHSPECFATAIQSAQAEQLDMLSLGPRFDFHSFWENVLLPHALIAGVVHFLFQNVNSDSSPHAAGAGAFILARKKTLEEIGAMDCIKAEMLDDVSIANRVRQNGLRVRLWLAPELLHVRLFKSNHHAFWGLTKNILGVMPRAWMALFAMWLPIFMYWIPIATAIVGIVEQSPLMIASGLATYIIQALLLIPATQLCTLRVAKALCFPLSAFPVICTFSAALIHRWRRNAVHWRGRTIELSNS, encoded by the coding sequence ATGATTGATACCGTGTTGCTTGTCTGTACGTGGGTCGCAGCTGGTATTTCGACCTTCCTCGGAGTTGCCTATCTGATCACAGTTCGCCGGAGCAACCTTTCTATACATGCCCGCCCGATCCAACTGGCAGAGGAACAACTTGGACCTGTCAGTGTTATCGTGCCTGCTCGCGATGAAGAACTCGACTTGGCGAAAGGGCTTGATTCCATCCTCGCTCAGAAGAATGTGGCTTTAGAAGTGATTGTTATTAACGATCACTCTTCTGATCGAACCGGAGAGATTGCGGACGAGTATGCTGCCAAAGATGATCGCGTGACCGTGATTCACGATCCACCACTCGCAAAGGGTTGGCTCGGGAAAGCGAATGCGATGGAACAGGGCCGGCTCGTTGCCAGTCACGACTGGATCGTCCTGACTGATGCGGATGTTGTTCATTCACCGGAGTGTTTCGCAACCGCGATTCAGTCAGCACAAGCTGAGCAACTCGACATGCTCAGCCTCGGCCCGCGGTTTGATTTTCACTCATTCTGGGAAAACGTGCTGCTGCCTCATGCGCTGATCGCAGGTGTTGTGCACTTTCTCTTTCAGAATGTGAATAGCGACTCATCTCCACATGCAGCTGGTGCGGGTGCATTCATTTTGGCACGGAAGAAAACTCTCGAAGAGATTGGAGCAATGGACTGCATCAAGGCAGAAATGCTCGACGATGTCTCCATTGCAAATCGGGTACGCCAGAACGGACTGCGAGTTCGGTTATGGCTCGCCCCGGAACTTTTGCATGTTCGGCTCTTCAAAAGCAATCACCATGCATTTTGGGGGCTGACGAAAAACATTCTGGGCGTGATGCCACGCGCCTGGATGGCACTCTTTGCGATGTGGCTTCCAATCTTTATGTATTGGATTCCCATCGCTACAGCGATCGTTGGGATCGTTGAGCAAAGTCCGCTCATGATCGCTTCCGGTCTGGCGACTTACATCATTCAGGCTCTGCTGCTGATTCCCGCAACACAACTCTGCACGCTGCGAGTTGCGAAAGCATTGTGCTTCCCGCTCTCTGCGTTTCCAGTGATCTGTACATTCTCGGCAGCTCTCATTCATCGCTGGAGAAGAAACGCAGTTCACTGGCGAGGCAGAACGATCGAGCTTTCGAATTCGTAG
- a CDS encoding mechanosensitive ion channel family protein — protein sequence MKLRILVVILGSVFCTALTSLAQDDAPNQFATDAEIEAVKSAPSDVEVQPAVTDQMIEERLENILRATDWFLRPEVDVKEGVAFLNGEAETEEHRKWAGDLARNTQDVVAVVNKIHVSHKSIWDFTPAWIEIQRMGREAIQATPLLLLGLLLFGLTWVFATMSMRIAFALFENRLPSPLLRHVISRAVAIPVFLFGIYLILRISGLTQIAMTVLGGTGLIGIVIGIAFRDIAENFLASILISIQRPFSLGDLILVGGHEGVVQRVTTRGTLLMTLDGNHVQIPNATIYKNVIKNFTANPKRRFDFLVGIDYLDSASKAQEVIQQMLEGHEAILNDPEPMVLVEELGTSTVNLRVYAWIDGSQYSAAKVRSSVIRLTKRAISDAGLTMPDEAREVIFPKGIPITMIDDQRQTRHPVEQKSSKPLPSVEPETVQNESEGGFSSEIEEIEKQAQESSPPEKGANLLDTEEKQ from the coding sequence ATGAAGTTACGGATACTCGTGGTCATTCTGGGATCGGTTTTCTGCACCGCCCTCACTAGCCTCGCACAAGATGATGCCCCCAACCAATTCGCAACGGATGCCGAAATTGAAGCGGTGAAATCTGCTCCGTCCGACGTTGAGGTTCAACCGGCGGTCACCGATCAGATGATTGAAGAGCGGCTGGAGAATATTCTGCGAGCGACCGATTGGTTTCTTCGTCCGGAAGTCGACGTGAAGGAAGGTGTGGCTTTTCTGAACGGAGAAGCAGAGACTGAAGAACATCGAAAGTGGGCGGGTGATCTGGCACGCAACACTCAGGACGTTGTGGCTGTCGTCAACAAAATTCACGTCAGCCATAAAAGCATCTGGGATTTCACTCCTGCCTGGATTGAGATTCAGAGAATGGGACGGGAAGCAATTCAAGCAACTCCCCTGCTTCTCTTGGGCTTACTCCTGTTCGGGCTGACCTGGGTCTTCGCAACGATGTCGATGCGGATCGCTTTTGCGCTCTTCGAGAACCGACTCCCGAGCCCACTTCTGCGACATGTGATCTCTCGAGCGGTGGCAATTCCAGTCTTTCTTTTTGGAATCTATCTGATCCTCAGAATCTCCGGGCTGACGCAAATCGCCATGACAGTGCTCGGCGGAACGGGTTTGATCGGTATCGTGATCGGAATTGCGTTTCGCGACATCGCGGAGAATTTTCTCGCAAGCATTCTGATCAGCATTCAACGCCCGTTCTCGCTGGGCGATCTGATCCTGGTGGGCGGTCACGAAGGAGTCGTGCAGCGAGTCACCACTCGAGGCACTTTGCTGATGACATTGGACGGCAATCACGTTCAGATTCCGAATGCCACGATTTACAAAAACGTTATCAAGAATTTCACTGCCAATCCGAAACGGCGATTCGACTTTCTGGTTGGGATCGACTATCTCGATTCTGCCTCGAAAGCACAGGAAGTCATTCAGCAGATGCTGGAAGGACACGAAGCGATTCTCAACGATCCAGAACCAATGGTGCTGGTGGAAGAGCTTGGCACATCGACCGTGAACCTTCGCGTTTACGCCTGGATTGATGGCAGCCAATACAGTGCGGCTAAGGTTCGCTCGTCGGTCATTCGCCTGACCAAGCGGGCGATTTCTGATGCTGGATTAACGATGCCGGACGAAGCGAGAGAAGTAATCTTTCCGAAGGGAATTCCGATCACAATGATTGACGATCAGCGTCAAACAAGACATCCGGTCGAACAGAAGTCTTCAAAACCGCTGCCTTCTGTTGAACCGGAAACCGTGCAGAATGAATCTGAAGGTGGCTTCAGCAGCGAAATCGAGGAAATCGAGAAGCAGGCGCAAGAATCGTCGCCGCCTGAAAAGGGAGCGAACTTGCTTGACACCGAAGAGAAACAGTAG
- a CDS encoding methyltransferase domain-containing protein, with protein MSLHSISKFVLCSTLTLIIAGSGQSLFGQESSINPGINDSFDTPDVKDFVERFEKEGREVYDHRQRIIEEANITAGETIADVGAGTGLFTHLLAEKTGPTGTVIAVDIAKEFVDHTVSSARTAGLNQVRGQVCKPDSVELQPNSIDVAFICDTYHHFEFPYKTMRSIYRALKPEGRVVLVEFHREEGESSDWIMNHVRAGQDVFVAEIENAGFEVESEVDFLDTSYFMTFRKSEKTNDVGQTTDSLATVKSLLDSKTAILLDVREQREWDAGHLSQAQLFPLSDLQTRELRGTVEELDLPKDQIIYTHCARGIRSVSAAHLLRNLGYDARGLKQGFVELNKNGFEAAE; from the coding sequence ATGAGTCTTCACTCGATTTCCAAATTTGTTTTGTGTTCCACTCTGACTCTGATCATTGCTGGATCAGGACAAAGCCTGTTCGGACAAGAATCAAGCATCAATCCGGGCATCAACGATTCTTTCGATACGCCGGATGTTAAAGACTTCGTCGAACGATTCGAGAAAGAGGGCCGCGAGGTCTACGACCATCGCCAGAGAATCATCGAGGAAGCCAACATCACAGCTGGCGAAACAATTGCAGACGTTGGAGCAGGAACCGGACTCTTCACACATTTGCTCGCTGAAAAGACAGGGCCAACCGGAACGGTCATCGCTGTCGACATCGCTAAAGAGTTCGTTGACCACACCGTCTCCTCAGCGCGAACTGCCGGCCTGAATCAGGTTCGTGGGCAGGTCTGTAAACCCGACTCGGTCGAGTTGCAGCCAAACTCTATCGACGTCGCTTTCATCTGCGATACCTACCATCACTTTGAGTTTCCGTACAAGACGATGCGATCGATCTATCGGGCATTGAAACCGGAAGGAAGAGTCGTTCTGGTCGAGTTTCACCGCGAAGAGGGTGAAAGCTCTGACTGGATCATGAACCATGTCCGGGCTGGGCAGGATGTTTTTGTGGCAGAGATCGAAAACGCAGGCTTCGAAGTCGAGTCCGAAGTGGATTTCCTTGACACCTCGTACTTCATGACGTTTCGCAAATCTGAGAAGACGAATGACGTCGGTCAAACCACAGACTCACTGGCGACAGTCAAAAGCCTTCTTGATAGCAAAACCGCCATTCTCCTCGACGTCCGTGAACAAAGAGAGTGGGATGCTGGTCACCTCAGCCAGGCCCAGCTGTTCCCGTTGAGTGATTTGCAGACACGAGAACTACGCGGGACCGTCGAAGAACTCGACCTCCCCAAAGACCAGATCATCTACACACATTGTGCGCGGGGGATTCGCTCTGTCTCTGCAGCGCATCTATTGAGAAATCTTGGCTACGACGCTCGGGGACTCAAACAGGGATTCGTCGAGCTGAACAAGAATGGCTTTGAAGCAGCCGAGTGA
- the solA gene encoding N-methyl-L-tryptophan oxidase, translated as MTEQQFDLIIIGGGGVGSSAAYFAALKKLNVLVIEQFPRGHERGSSHGETRVIRTAYHEHPEYVPLAQNAYKLWQRIEDRSGRTLLSACGLMLAGLPNAETIEGARAASNLHGIELEDVPAEEFQDRFPGFVLPEDYEVVYEPTAGFLDVEECVEAFIELAQSKGVQFKWESPVTHWESDGESAKVFVGEKTFHAKSVVIASGAWSNQLLNETPGFPSLEVLRKFMVWFPVRTDSYDLSMGSSIFHYTMPYGEFYGFPSLDGETVKVCEHTGGQHVSDPSDDAPEITESELAPLERFLGEIMPDLEPQSESFSPCLYTLTPDRHFIVDEHPQHKNVFFAAGLSGHGFKFVNVIGKALADLVDSRETDQPISFLSLKRFTETNL; from the coding sequence ATGACTGAACAACAATTCGACCTCATTATCATTGGGGGTGGTGGCGTCGGCAGCAGTGCCGCCTATTTTGCCGCTCTGAAGAAACTGAACGTTCTTGTCATCGAACAGTTTCCGAGAGGACATGAACGCGGAAGTTCCCATGGTGAAACCCGCGTCATCCGAACGGCCTATCACGAGCATCCCGAATACGTCCCGCTGGCTCAAAATGCCTATAAGCTGTGGCAGCGGATTGAAGATCGTTCCGGAAGAACTTTGCTCTCCGCTTGTGGGTTAATGCTGGCTGGGCTGCCCAATGCCGAGACTATAGAAGGGGCGCGAGCCGCTTCGAATCTTCATGGAATCGAATTGGAAGATGTTCCTGCCGAAGAGTTTCAGGATCGTTTTCCGGGATTCGTTCTGCCTGAGGACTACGAAGTCGTCTACGAGCCGACCGCCGGATTTCTCGATGTGGAAGAATGTGTCGAGGCTTTCATCGAACTCGCTCAAAGCAAGGGCGTTCAATTCAAATGGGAGTCTCCAGTCACCCACTGGGAATCCGACGGAGAGTCTGCCAAGGTTTTTGTCGGAGAAAAAACCTTTCACGCGAAAAGCGTTGTGATTGCTTCGGGGGCCTGGAGCAATCAACTCTTAAATGAAACGCCGGGATTCCCGTCGCTGGAAGTCCTTCGAAAGTTCATGGTCTGGTTTCCAGTACGGACCGATTCTTATGACCTGAGCATGGGGAGTTCTATCTTTCACTACACCATGCCCTACGGCGAGTTTTACGGCTTCCCGTCATTGGATGGCGAGACCGTGAAAGTGTGTGAGCACACTGGCGGTCAACACGTTAGCGATCCATCTGACGACGCTCCTGAAATCACGGAGTCTGAACTCGCCCCACTGGAACGATTTCTGGGCGAAATCATGCCTGATCTCGAACCACAAAGTGAAAGCTTCAGCCCCTGCCTCTATACATTGACGCCTGATCGACACTTCATCGTTGACGAACATCCTCAACATAAGAATGTCTTTTTTGCGGCGGGGCTGAGCGGTCATGGTTTCAAATTCGTCAACGTGATCGGCAAGGCTCTCGCTGACCTGGTTGATTCTCGCGAAACAGATCAACCAATTTCCTTCCTGTCTCTGAAGCGATTCACTGAAACAAATCTCTGA
- a CDS encoding DUF1559 domain-containing protein produces the protein MSVYKPSTLRRNAFTLIELLVVIAIIAILIALLLPAVQQAREAARRTQCKNNLKQIGLALHNYESVYGRLPCGWNGVHDPAQGTTFRWSYLASILPYLDQANTFNQLDMNLTLYPPGGGQPPRPEHEDVIKQMIPVYMCPSDRSSFISSPSGVVDSAPTNYVACSGSGVNRVSDPNDDGDPGNAADGMFSSLHWRRFADCTDGLSNTVLVSESLLGSGGEDLPAGSDADPQLFMALVVPASQVTAANCDQDVPGGVNRFMASRGRLWAGQAYENTMYNHFFTPNSSRYDCFFWVNRGLKAARSRHVGGVQVLMGDGSCRFVGDSIDRGVWQGLGTRGGGEIIAEF, from the coding sequence ATGTCTGTTTATAAACCTTCGACGCTGCGTCGAAATGCGTTTACGTTAATCGAACTTTTAGTCGTCATCGCGATCATCGCGATTCTCATTGCGTTACTACTGCCCGCCGTTCAACAAGCCCGCGAAGCAGCACGTCGAACGCAGTGTAAGAACAACCTCAAACAAATCGGACTGGCACTCCACAATTATGAGTCCGTCTATGGTCGGCTCCCGTGTGGCTGGAATGGCGTTCATGATCCCGCACAGGGAACAACGTTCCGATGGAGCTATCTGGCTTCAATTCTGCCGTACTTGGATCAGGCCAACACTTTCAATCAGTTGGACATGAACTTGACGCTCTACCCGCCGGGAGGAGGCCAACCCCCTCGGCCAGAGCATGAGGACGTGATCAAGCAAATGATCCCGGTTTACATGTGTCCAAGTGACCGGTCGTCGTTTATTTCCAGCCCGTCCGGAGTTGTTGACTCTGCTCCGACGAATTACGTCGCTTGCAGTGGTTCGGGAGTCAACCGTGTTTCCGACCCCAACGATGATGGTGATCCCGGAAACGCAGCTGATGGAATGTTCTCGTCATTGCATTGGCGTCGGTTCGCGGACTGCACAGATGGGCTGAGCAATACCGTTCTCGTCTCGGAAAGTCTGCTCGGGTCCGGTGGCGAAGATCTGCCTGCGGGATCAGATGCCGATCCACAGCTTTTCATGGCTCTCGTCGTCCCAGCTTCGCAAGTGACAGCTGCAAATTGCGATCAGGATGTTCCGGGAGGCGTCAACCGATTCATGGCAAGTCGTGGTCGATTGTGGGCTGGGCAGGCGTATGAGAATACGATGTACAATCACTTCTTCACGCCAAACAGTTCACGATACGACTGCTTTTTCTGGGTGAATCGCGGATTAAAAGCAGCCAGAAGTCGTCACGTCGGAGGAGTTCAGGTTCTGATGGGAGATGGGTCCTGCCGATTTGTCGGAGACAGCATCGATCGGGGAGTCTGGCAAGGTTTGGGAACTCGCGGCGGTGGAGAGATTATCGCTGAGTTCTAA
- a CDS encoding ThuA domain-containing protein gives MLRIFIAILSITLLTTEWLSVARAEETSHVLVVVGPSGHPPGSHEVLAGGRVVEACLENASNLEGMTVTVVDHWPNDEQRANADSVVFIGDTFPPNRFENPSQNLKDLAEMMDRGCGIVCLHYATGLLGLDVAKDGAHPLLNWMGGYFANRSCPHHESIARIFPEATIVPATPDHPVSQGWQPFKIHDEPYINNYFGPDGNRPAGNVTVFATSMLPPESPQREIVAWGVDRPDGGRGFGIVMPHFYKNWQHPDLRRFILNGIVWTAQRQVPENGVESELTDLEAYEPMSVEFSPR, from the coding sequence ATGTTGCGGATCTTCATCGCGATCTTAAGCATCACTCTGTTGACGACTGAATGGCTTTCAGTCGCAAGAGCGGAGGAAACCTCACATGTGCTCGTGGTCGTGGGACCCAGTGGGCATCCTCCCGGATCGCATGAGGTTTTAGCCGGAGGACGTGTGGTTGAAGCGTGCCTGGAAAATGCTTCTAACCTGGAAGGCATGACGGTCACCGTGGTCGATCACTGGCCGAACGATGAACAGCGCGCAAATGCTGATTCGGTTGTCTTCATCGGAGATACTTTTCCGCCGAACCGATTCGAGAACCCGTCACAGAACTTGAAGGACCTCGCGGAGATGATGGATCGCGGGTGCGGCATCGTCTGCTTGCACTACGCGACCGGTTTGTTGGGACTGGACGTCGCGAAAGATGGGGCTCATCCGCTTCTGAATTGGATGGGCGGCTACTTCGCCAATCGTTCGTGTCCACATCATGAATCGATTGCTCGCATCTTCCCCGAAGCAACCATCGTCCCAGCGACTCCGGATCATCCCGTCTCGCAAGGGTGGCAACCGTTCAAAATTCATGACGAACCGTACATCAATAACTACTTCGGTCCCGACGGGAATCGTCCAGCTGGCAACGTGACTGTTTTCGCAACATCGATGCTTCCGCCAGAATCACCTCAGCGAGAAATTGTCGCCTGGGGTGTTGATCGTCCCGATGGGGGCAGAGGATTCGGAATTGTGATGCCTCACTTCTACAAGAACTGGCAACATCCCGATCTCAGACGATTCATCTTGAACGGCATCGTCTGGACTGCCCAACGGCAGGTCCCTGAAAACGGAGTTGAGTCCGAATTGACTGACCTCGAAGCTTACGAACCGATGTCAGTTGAGTTTTCACCCCGGTAG
- a CDS encoding PQQ-binding-like beta-propeller repeat protein, with amino-acid sequence MSILPSMIVLALAAPQQPGVWPGFLGEGASQLQMESLPLNWSPEEGVAWQRQLPGYGQSSPVVWDGTVFVTSVSGADKNTLHVVAFDLKSGDLSWESETASTFPEKASVYISRAAPTPVVDADGVYAYFESGDVVALTRSGEERWKRSLSDDYGQPKNKFGLSSSPVQTEDQVIILIDDEEAAYLISLSKETGETLWKTDRKPRTNWSSPAIVEIGGQPQVVCSSDGTVMGYDTKTGKELWTFDQVGGNRATTPQSPGEGQFFIGASAGRQGENETMARKSNGLLVVEKQGEDYVPKFQWTTPKATPSWASPVAHDGVAYWVNRSAVVFCVDVETGDDVFTERIADSCWATPVGVGERVYFFGKSGTTTVLQSGKEFKVLAENKLWTEENPPVNNIPVAEEETEERRSAAAMFSAPTLYGVAVADDSFVLRTGSQLFCVRKP; translated from the coding sequence ATGTCGATACTTCCTTCGATGATTGTTTTGGCTCTGGCTGCTCCACAGCAGCCCGGAGTGTGGCCAGGTTTTCTGGGTGAGGGAGCCTCACAGCTTCAGATGGAATCTCTTCCGCTGAATTGGTCTCCCGAGGAGGGAGTCGCCTGGCAGCGTCAACTTCCCGGATACGGGCAATCCTCGCCTGTTGTCTGGGACGGAACAGTATTCGTCACCTCCGTTTCAGGAGCCGACAAGAACACACTTCACGTCGTTGCTTTCGATCTCAAATCCGGAGACTTAAGTTGGGAAAGTGAGACCGCATCAACATTCCCTGAAAAAGCCAGCGTTTACATCAGTCGAGCAGCTCCGACGCCAGTCGTCGATGCAGACGGAGTCTATGCTTACTTCGAAAGTGGCGATGTGGTCGCTTTGACCCGATCCGGTGAAGAGCGGTGGAAACGATCGCTTTCCGATGACTATGGGCAGCCGAAAAATAAGTTCGGCCTGTCGAGCTCGCCTGTGCAGACTGAAGATCAGGTCATCATCCTGATTGATGACGAAGAAGCTGCTTATCTGATTTCTTTGAGCAAGGAGACCGGCGAAACGCTGTGGAAGACCGATCGGAAACCACGCACGAACTGGAGCTCTCCCGCGATTGTCGAAATCGGTGGGCAACCGCAAGTCGTTTGCAGCTCCGATGGCACAGTCATGGGATATGACACCAAGACAGGAAAAGAGCTTTGGACGTTCGACCAGGTCGGGGGCAACAGAGCAACCACTCCACAGTCTCCAGGTGAAGGACAGTTCTTCATCGGTGCTTCCGCTGGTCGACAGGGCGAAAATGAAACCATGGCCCGGAAGTCGAATGGCTTGCTGGTCGTCGAAAAGCAGGGTGAGGATTACGTTCCGAAGTTCCAGTGGACGACGCCGAAGGCAACGCCCTCCTGGGCCTCACCCGTGGCACATGATGGAGTGGCGTACTGGGTGAATCGGTCAGCAGTCGTCTTTTGTGTCGATGTTGAAACCGGCGACGACGTCTTCACCGAACGCATCGCAGATTCCTGCTGGGCGACCCCTGTCGGTGTCGGCGAGCGAGTTTACTTCTTCGGGAAATCAGGGACGACAACAGTCCTGCAGTCCGGAAAAGAGTTCAAAGTCCTGGCCGAGAACAAACTTTGGACAGAAGAAAACCCACCCGTCAATAACATCCCGGTTGCGGAAGAGGAAACGGAAGAACGCCGCAGTGCAGCAGCGATGTTTTCTGCTCCAACTCTCTACGGCGTAGCTGTCGCTGACGACAGCTTTGTTTTACGAACCGGAAGCCAACTCTTCTGCGTACGAAAACCATAA
- a CDS encoding heavy-metal-associated domain-containing protein, translating into MPKWMMLSVAVAVATTVAGCTNSDQQAASDAPAATESMTETATATDLAAFTSGDEVTLAVPEMHCPFACYPKVKETLEGIDGVSLVELVPQEQEGVINDRRVVVKFDGDVSSDVATAALTDAGFKGSSVE; encoded by the coding sequence ATGCCAAAGTGGATGATGCTGTCTGTTGCCGTCGCTGTCGCGACGACTGTCGCTGGTTGTACGAATTCAGATCAACAAGCTGCGAGCGACGCTCCAGCTGCAACTGAATCGATGACAGAAACCGCGACCGCTACTGATCTGGCCGCTTTCACATCAGGAGACGAAGTGACGTTGGCAGTGCCTGAGATGCACTGTCCGTTCGCTTGCTATCCGAAAGTGAAAGAGACACTCGAAGGAATCGATGGTGTGAGCCTCGTCGAACTCGTTCCACAGGAACAAGAAGGTGTGATCAACGATCGTCGCGTTGTCGTCAAATTCGATGGCGATGTCTCATCAGATGTTGCGACCGCTGCACTGACTGACGCTGGATTCAAAGGATCATCAGTCGAGTAA
- a CDS encoding GyrI-like domain-containing protein, giving the protein MPSYQVSRSIQIKAPPDEVYDKVVDYSNWTIWSPWLCAEPSARVTVSDDSKSVGSTYAWSGEIVGAGELEHLNLEPGELIEDEIRFIKPFKSVSEVRFLLTPVQEGTEVTWQMLGNLPWFLFWMKSSLELYIGMDYERGLMMLKEWIETGTVESQTNIRGIESVGPLTMFGIRNKCSFSDVGPSMEEAISESKQRLEESSIPIVSGPLSVYHEMDMKRRTFDYTSGFVVSNSARLPEGMSNWVLPPCKALAVEHQGAYRHLGNAWSAAHQFARYKKLKQNKCGGYEIYLNDPCNTDSSELRTDIYLPLK; this is encoded by the coding sequence ATGCCAAGCTATCAAGTCAGTCGTTCGATCCAGATTAAAGCTCCACCCGACGAGGTGTACGACAAGGTCGTTGACTATTCGAACTGGACGATTTGGTCTCCGTGGCTGTGTGCTGAGCCGAGTGCGAGAGTCACCGTCTCTGATGACTCGAAAAGTGTTGGCTCGACATATGCCTGGAGTGGCGAGATTGTGGGGGCTGGTGAACTCGAACACCTCAACCTTGAACCGGGAGAACTGATCGAAGACGAGATTCGATTCATCAAACCTTTCAAGTCGGTCTCCGAAGTTCGGTTTCTGCTGACTCCCGTTCAGGAAGGCACTGAAGTCACGTGGCAAATGCTGGGCAACCTGCCATGGTTCCTGTTCTGGATGAAGTCGAGTTTAGAGTTGTACATTGGGATGGATTATGAGCGGGGCCTGATGATGCTCAAAGAGTGGATCGAGACAGGCACCGTCGAATCGCAAACGAACATTCGCGGAATTGAGTCCGTTGGGCCACTCACCATGTTTGGTATCCGAAACAAGTGCTCATTCAGTGATGTCGGGCCGTCAATGGAAGAGGCGATTTCCGAATCGAAACAGCGTCTTGAGGAAAGCAGCATTCCAATCGTCAGCGGTCCGCTGTCCGTCTACCATGAAATGGACATGAAACGACGCACTTTCGACTACACCAGCGGATTTGTGGTTTCCAACTCCGCGAGACTCCCGGAAGGGATGTCCAATTGGGTACTTCCTCCCTGCAAAGCATTGGCGGTTGAACATCAGGGTGCCTATCGACATCTCGGAAACGCGTGGAGTGCGGCACATCAGTTTGCGCGTTATAAAAAGCTCAAACAAAACAAATGCGGCGGCTATGAGATTTACTTGAATGATCCGTGCAACACAGACTCTTCTGAACTTCGCACAGACATCTATTTGCCACTTAAGTGA
- a CDS encoding trimeric intracellular cation channel family protein, giving the protein MYRVVELLAVVSSAFYGVLLARRHHMDFVGVFCLAFVVAFGGGTLRDLFLDRHPLFWIREEYYPIIVFVIALISSVLKTVPVHLERYLSIPDALGLGLFSVVGTSAAIDYGTSWFIASLLGVVTGTFGGVMGDVICNRVPSLFRPAPLFATCSFVGSWIYILMRSVASLETFAAPVAIAVIVAFRLISIRFHLYLPHVGDEVSDLGQNDG; this is encoded by the coding sequence ATGTATCGAGTCGTCGAATTACTTGCCGTCGTTTCCAGTGCGTTTTACGGAGTTCTGCTGGCCCGTCGTCATCACATGGATTTCGTGGGCGTGTTCTGCCTTGCGTTCGTTGTTGCATTTGGCGGCGGGACACTCCGCGATCTCTTTCTCGATCGACATCCATTGTTTTGGATTCGAGAGGAATATTATCCGATCATTGTCTTCGTGATTGCTTTAATAAGCTCCGTTCTGAAGACCGTTCCCGTTCACCTGGAGCGGTATCTCAGTATTCCCGATGCTTTGGGACTCGGGTTGTTCAGCGTCGTCGGAACGAGTGCTGCGATCGATTACGGAACGTCATGGTTCATTGCATCATTGCTCGGAGTTGTCACCGGGACGTTTGGGGGTGTGATGGGAGACGTCATTTGCAACCGTGTTCCCAGCTTGTTTCGGCCAGCTCCGTTGTTCGCGACTTGTTCGTTCGTGGGAAGTTGGATCTATATCCTGATGCGTTCCGTTGCATCGCTGGAGACTTTCGCTGCCCCAGTGGCGATTGCAGTCATCGTCGCGTTCCGATTGATTTCGATTCGATTTCATCTCTATTTGCCGCATGTTGGTGATGAGGTTTCGGATCTCGGACAGAACGACGGATGA
- a CDS encoding cupin domain-containing protein — MKNLFAPIAESLPEEVVECLLAGQEFRVERIVSHGHHSPPGFWYDQEEHEWVVVLTGMGIIEFEDDSSAVTMNPGDALLIPAHRRHRVLETSDSEQTIWLAIFFRDDKIVDADD, encoded by the coding sequence ATGAAAAATCTTTTCGCCCCCATCGCCGAGAGCTTGCCTGAAGAAGTTGTCGAGTGCCTGTTGGCGGGTCAAGAGTTTCGCGTGGAACGAATCGTTTCGCACGGCCATCATTCGCCGCCTGGATTCTGGTATGATCAGGAAGAGCATGAATGGGTCGTCGTTCTCACAGGGATGGGTATCATCGAATTCGAAGATGACTCGTCAGCGGTCACCATGAATCCGGGAGATGCGCTGCTGATTCCTGCTCATCGTCGACATCGGGTGTTAGAGACGTCGGACAGCGAACAGACGATTTGGCTGGCGATCTTCTTTCGGGATGACAAGATCGTTGACGCGGACGATTGA